The proteins below are encoded in one region of Coturnix japonica isolate 7356 chromosome 10, Coturnix japonica 2.1, whole genome shotgun sequence:
- the SNUPN gene encoding snurportin-1 — MEELCAALQGGVALAAPNSTAAPHPRLSAYKGRGDRLGQDERRRRLLCLQRERRLDYVNHARRLADGDWAGVESDGEEDGQEDMEVDAGRRLPKRYANQLMLSEWLVDVPADLEQEWVVVVCPVGKRALVVASRGSTAAYTKSGFCVNRFPSLLPGGNRHNTTSEKVYCILDCIYNEAEQTYYILDVMCWRGHPVYDCQTDFRFFWLSSKIQEEEGLGEKSRINPYKFVGLQNFPSTSESLCEVLTTNFPFEVDGLLFYHKQTHYTPGSTPLVGWLRPYMVPDILGLAVPLTPLTAKPDYAGRQLQQIIESKKSKKLASGKAQLSTEAAARNGHYELEHLSTPQPANSAQGQEEAGSQMEN, encoded by the exons ATGGAGGAGCTGTGCGCGGCGCTGCAGGGCGGCGTGGCCTTGGCGGCTCCCAACAGCACCGCGGCGCCGCACCCGCGTCTCAGCGCCTATAAAGGGCGCGGGGACCGGCTGGGGCAGGACGAGCGGCGGAGGCggctgctgtgtctgcagagaGA GAGGCGGCTGGACTACGTGAACCATGCCCGCAGGTTGGCGGATGGAGACTGGGCTGGAGTGGAGAGCGATGGGGAGGAGGATGGACAGGAGGACATGGAGGTGGATGCCGGCAGGAGGCTGCCCAAGCGCTACGCCAACCAG CTGATGCTCTCGGAGTGGCTGGTCGATGTCCCCGCGGATCTGGAGCAGGAGTGGGTTGTGGTGGTGTGTCCTGTTGGGAAGAGGGCGCTGGTGGTGGCCTCCAGG GGTTCCACAGCAGCTTATACCAAGAGTGGCTTCTGTGTCAACAGgttcccatccctgctgccaggGGGAAACAGGCACAATACGACGAGTGAGAAAG TGTACTGTATCTTGGACTGCATCTACAATGAAGCAGAGCAGACGTACTACATCCTCGATGTGATGTGCTGGAGGGGACACCCTGTTTACGACTGCCAG ACCGACTTCAGATTCTTCTGGCTCTCCTCAAAAATCCAAGAGGAGGAAGGGCtgggagagaaaagcaggattAATCCA TACAAGTTCGTGGGCCTGCAGAACTTCCCCTCTACCTCGGAGAGCCTGTGTGAGGTGCTGACAACAAACTTCCCCTTTGAG gtGGATGGACTTCTCTTCTACCACAAGCAGACCCACTACACCCCCGGCAGCACCCCGCTGGTGGGCTGGCTGCGGCCATACATGGTACCTGACATCCTGGGGCTCGCTGTGCCCCTCACGCCGCTCACTGCCAAACCAGACTACGCTGGGCGCCAGCTCCAGCAGATCATAGAGAGCAAGAAGAGTAAAAAGCTGGCATCAGGCAAGGCTCAGCTGAGCACCGAGGCAGCTGCTAGGAATGGACATTACGAGCTGGAACACTTGTCCACCCCTCAGCCAGCTAATTCTGCACAGGGCCAAGAGGAAGCAGGGAGTCAGATGGAGAATTAG